The genomic stretch ATCCAAGGCTACGCTGGGCAGGGATTTGGCCCGGAGTTCTCGAAAACGGGTCACCCCTTCCCGGGTTCGCATATCCCATTCCCGAACGTCGATCAGTTGCTGAATGTCTTCCGGTAAAGCCTTTACCGATTCCGCCATATAGACGCAGGCGATTCACTGGTGAAAATCGGTCAGGAGCACATCCACCAGGACTTTGTTTTCCATCTATGCACCCGACGGCCAAGGCCGTTCCTCGACTCGGAAATGAAGGCGCCCTGTCCTTTCTTCCAAAATTCCCCAGGCCAGTTTATCTCCCTGAAAAGCCGGGCCGAGACTGATGAAATCCACGCCGTTCTTCTGCCAATGGCCCCATTTTTGGATCTGACTGAAAACGATCACCTGGACACTGAATTGAGGAATCATCGTTTCCAAAGCGGGGAAGACCGTTTCATCCTGCATAAACCGGGTCAGGTTGACTACCATATTCATCTCTAAAGCATAGGGTTCAAAATCGGAATAATCCGGCAAGTCCTGAAGGTATTGGCCGAAAAAGCCTAAACCCTTTCGGTTTCCAAGCTGAAAAGAAACAACCTGGCCCAAGCCGGAAAGATAGGCCTTTTCTTTTTCTCCGAGAGAATCGGTGCTCCCTTTTCCCACTTCACCTGCCGCGGTCCAATCCCTTTCCCCTTGAATGGCCAGTAAATGTCTTTCTTTACGTAAGACCCGCAATAGGTCGTTGGTGCCCTGTGAAGACCCGATTAAGTTACCGAGACAATAAGCAGCCTCGATCCCCAGCTTTTTAAACTCAGCCGAAAGGGCCTTCCAGACTTCGACCTTGCCGTCCAAATCTCCCACCAGGGCCAGGTGCTTTCTGGGTTGCGTATCGGCAACGATCCGGAAAGACCGGGCCGGAAGCAGTTCCCCTTGTTGCACTTTCTTCAAAGCCTTGGATAACTGATCCGGGCAGGACGTTTTGTTTTTGCATTCGATCCCGTCAAGAAAATCCGCGAACCGCTCCAAAGGCTGATCCTTTAATAAGCGACTGACTAATTGGGCATTGCCCGGACAACCCCCTCCGACAAAGCGGACTTCCCGCAGCAACTCGTCCTCAATCCGAAAATGGATTTCCGACGGGCACACACCCTGGGTGCGATAGATATAGCGTTGGGGATCAGGCATTGAAAATTCCGTTCAATCGAATCATGAAGGGGTTTGTTATTGCAATCCTTCGATAATCATTATTCGATATTCAAGAGGCTTTTGCAAAAGTTTAAATTTTGCAAAATTGATGGTCTCGTAAAAACTCGTCATTCCCGCGCAGGCGGGAATCCAGGCTATATGTAACTAATTAAAAACACTGGATTCCCGTTTTCACGGGAATGACGTAAATCGGCGCTTTTGGACTTTTTACGAACGCATCAAAATTAACATGCAATAGGTCAGCCGTCTCGGCTGACCCTATATTGATTTCAACCCATTGTCAAACAAGATGCCTGACCTATTTTAATTAAATCTTACTTTTGCAATAGGCTCTCAATATTTGATATTTTCATGTTTCAGAGTTTAGAAAACATTCGATCCAGGTAATCCCGCAATTCCTCTTGAGACGGGGTCGTCTCAAAAACCAGAGAGCCATCGATGACGATCGACGGAACGGGCAGGTTTCGGCCATGTTCCCGGGAAAGCTCCAAATAGCGTTTTGCCCCTGAGAGATCTTTGGTAATCACCCTTTCCCAGATTAAGGTACTCCCGTAGTCGGAAGCTATGGACTCGACCACCCGGGCCATATAATGACAGGGGATTCAGTGTTCCCCTTCATGAAGAACTTCCAGGTGAATCGGTTTCATTTCCGTCCTCTTGGTTATCGGCTAATGGGTTGTCCGAAAGATAGAATAGATTCTTAAGGCCTTTTCAATGGCCTCTTCCAATTCAAACCGGGGAGGGATCATATCGAAAATCA from Deltaproteobacteria bacterium encodes the following:
- a CDS encoding TIGR03905 family TSCPD domain-containing protein; its protein translation is MPDPQRYIYRTQGVCPSEIHFRIEDELLREVRFVGGGCPGNAQLVSRLLKDQPLERFADFLDGIECKNKTSCPDQLSKALKKVQQGELLPARSFRIVADTQPRKHLALVGDLDGKVEVWKALSAEFKKLGIEAAYCLGNLIGSSQGTNDLLRVLRKERHLLAIQGERDWTAAGEVGKGSTDSLGEKEKAYLSGLGQVVSFQLGNRKGLGFFGQYLQDLPDYSDFEPYALEMNMVVNLTRFMQDETVFPALETMIPQFSVQVIVFSQIQKWGHWQKNGVDFISLGPAFQGDKLAWGILEERTGRLHFRVEERPWPSGA